CGTCTGGGCCTGAGCGGAGGCGGCGGGCGCGGCGATGGCGCCTCCGACCGCCGCCGCCTTCGTGAGCGCCTTCAGCATGTCGCGGATGAACGTCGCGGCGCGCGCCGTCATCTGCCTCCGCGGTCGCGGCTCCGTGGCGCGGGGCCTGTCACGGAGCGCTGCACGGCATCGGCGACGGCGATGCGCAGGGGGCCGAGCTTCGGGTTGTCGCGGGTGGGGTTGATGCGGTTCGTCAGCAGCACCACGAAGACGCCGTTCACGGGGTCCATCCAGATGGAGGTGCCGGTGAAGCCCGTGTGGCCGAACGAGGTCGGGGAGAAGTAGCGGCCCGCGCTCGATCCGGGGTACGGCGTGTCCCACCCCAGCGCCCGGCTGGACGTTTCGGGGTTCTGGCGCCGCGTCCAGCGCGAGATGGTCTCGGGGCGCAGGATGCGCACGCCGCCGTACTCGCCGCCGTTCAGCATCATGGTGGCGAAGACGCCCAGATCGCGCGCGCTGGAGAAGAGCCCCGCGTGCCCCGCCACGCCGCCGAGCGACCATGCGTTCTCATCGTGCACCACGCCCCACACCTGCCCGCCGCGGAACGCCTGCACCTCGGTGGGCGCGATGCGCGGGCGGAGCGACTCGGGCGGATTGAACCGCGTGTCGCGCATCCCCAGCGGCTCGAAGACGCGCTTGCCCAGGAACGCGTCGAGCGGCTCGCCCGTCACGCGCTCCACCACTAGCTGGAGGACGATCAGGTTCCAGTCGATGTACTCGAAGTGCGTGCCCGGCGGGTGCGCCAGCGGGCGGGCGTTGATGGCCTTGAGGTACTCCTCGCGCCCCTTCGCCTCGCGATACAGCGTGTGGTACGCGTTCATCCCGCTGTTGTGCGCGAGGAGCATGCGCGGGGTGATCGCCGCCTTGTCGGGCGCGTCGAAGCCGGGAAGGTACCGTGTGACGGGGC
This is a stretch of genomic DNA from Longimicrobium sp.. It encodes these proteins:
- a CDS encoding serine hydrolase domain-containing protein — translated: MNRVLFAAIPLLAACAPSPAPTREKPAAAPPAVAAPRPAPRPALATPAEVGMSERLIPSLDSIIEAAIADRASPGAAIAVGRSGRIVASKGYGRTDWAQGAPAVTDSTLYDLASLTKVVATTTAAMILEEEGRLDLDRPVTRYLPGFDAPDKAAITPRMLLAHNSGMNAYHTLYREAKGREEYLKAINARPLAHPPGTHFEYIDWNLIVLQLVVERVTGEPLDAFLGKRVFEPLGMRDTRFNPPESLRPRIAPTEVQAFRGGQVWGVVHDENAWSLGGVAGHAGLFSSARDLGVFATMMLNGGEYGGVRILRPETISRWTRRQNPETSSRALGWDTPYPGSSAGRYFSPTSFGHTGFTGTSIWMDPVNGVFVVLLTNRINPTRDNPKLGPLRIAVADAVQRSVTGPAPRSRDRGGR